The Leptolyngbya sp. 'hensonii' genome has a segment encoding these proteins:
- the carB gene encoding carbamoyl-phosphate synthase large subunit, translating to MPRRTDLHKILLIGSGPIVIGQACEFDYSGTQACKALRDEGYEVVLVNSNPATIMTDPETADRTYIEPLTPALLEKIIEKERPDALLPTMGGQTALNLSVALAKQGILEKYGVELIGAKLPAIEMAEDRKLFKEAMERIGVAVCPSGLANTMAEAKEIAHRIGTYPLIIRPAYTLGGTGGGIAYNQEEFEEISQSGLDASPVSQILVEQSLLGWKEYELEVMRDLADNVVIICSIENIDPMGIHTGDSITVAPAQTLTDKEYQRLRDASIKIIREIGVETGGSNIQFAVNPLNGDMIVIEMNPRVSRSSALASKATGFPIAKFAAKLAVGYTLNEIPNDITKKTPASFEPTIDYVVTKIPRFAFEKFPGSVPTLTTQMKSVGEAMAIGRTFQESFQKALRSLETGRAGWGCDRQEKLPSLEQVQAGLRTPNPERIFTVRHALQLGMAVEDIYELTGIDPWFLVKFQELLETERLLKRSPLQSLNQELMLAVKRQGFSDRQIAFATKMTEDEVRAYRKSLGVLPVYKTVDTCAAEFEALTPYYYSTYEEESEVLPSDRRKVMILGGGPNRIGQGIEFDYCCCHASFALRQDGFETIMVNSNPETVSTDYDTSDRLYFEPLTKEDVLNIIEAENPEGIIIQFGGQTPLKLALPLQNFLLSGQSSAHNTQIWGTSPDSIDTAEDRERFERVLRQLEIAQPPNGLARSYEEALAIAQKVTYPVVVRPSYVLGGRAMEIVYSDMDLERYMTFAVQVEPDHPILIDKFLENAVEVDVDAIADQTGRVVIGGIMEHIEQAGIHSGDSACSLPTVTLSGAVLDTIRTWTIRLAESLKVVGLMNIQFAVQGEQVYILEANPRASRTVPFVSKAIGVPLAKLAARIMSGQSLEALGLTEEKVPKYISVKEAVLPFEKFPGTDPILGPEMRSTGEVMGIDTDFGKAFAKAELAASQRIPLSGTVFVSMSDREKQAVVPVIRDLIDLGFHVIATDGTRKVLRDHHLDVELVLKLHEGRPHVLDWVKNEKVQLIINTPSGEEAHTDARLIRRTALAYKIPIITTIAGAKATAAAIRSLQSQPLAVKSLQEHLAGDI from the coding sequence ATGCCCCGCCGCACCGACCTGCATAAAATTCTGCTGATTGGTTCCGGACCGATCGTGATCGGTCAGGCCTGTGAGTTTGACTACTCCGGTACCCAAGCCTGCAAAGCGTTGCGGGATGAAGGCTATGAAGTTGTTCTGGTTAACTCGAATCCGGCCACAATCATGACGGATCCCGAAACCGCAGACCGGACCTATATCGAGCCGCTGACGCCAGCATTGCTGGAGAAAATTATTGAGAAGGAGCGTCCCGATGCGCTGCTCCCTACGATGGGAGGGCAGACCGCTCTGAACCTGTCGGTGGCTCTGGCAAAACAGGGCATCCTGGAGAAGTATGGGGTGGAGCTAATTGGGGCCAAGCTGCCTGCGATCGAAATGGCTGAGGACCGGAAGCTGTTTAAGGAAGCCATGGAGCGAATTGGTGTGGCGGTCTGCCCATCCGGTTTGGCCAATACCATGGCTGAAGCGAAGGAAATTGCCCACCGGATTGGCACCTATCCCCTGATTATCCGTCCCGCATACACCCTGGGGGGCACGGGTGGGGGCATTGCCTACAACCAGGAGGAGTTTGAAGAAATCTCCCAGTCGGGTCTGGATGCCAGTCCAGTGTCTCAGATTCTGGTCGAGCAGTCGCTTCTAGGCTGGAAAGAGTACGAGCTGGAGGTGATGCGAGATCTGGCGGATAACGTGGTGATTATCTGCTCGATCGAAAATATTGATCCCATGGGGATCCACACGGGGGACTCGATCACGGTGGCTCCAGCCCAGACCCTGACCGATAAAGAATACCAACGGCTACGGGATGCGTCGATCAAAATCATTCGGGAAATTGGGGTTGAAACGGGCGGCTCTAATATTCAGTTCGCGGTGAATCCCCTGAATGGGGACATGATCGTGATCGAAATGAATCCGCGAGTGTCCCGCAGCTCGGCGTTAGCTTCTAAGGCCACCGGATTCCCGATCGCCAAGTTTGCGGCCAAGTTAGCCGTCGGCTATACCCTGAATGAGATTCCCAACGACATTACCAAAAAGACACCGGCATCCTTTGAACCCACGATCGATTACGTGGTCACCAAGATTCCCCGCTTTGCCTTTGAGAAATTCCCTGGTTCGGTGCCGACCCTGACGACCCAGATGAAGTCGGTGGGGGAAGCCATGGCGATCGGGCGCACCTTCCAGGAATCTTTCCAGAAGGCGCTCCGGTCTCTGGAAACGGGGCGGGCGGGCTGGGGCTGCGATCGACAGGAAAAATTGCCCAGTCTGGAGCAGGTGCAGGCTGGTTTGCGGACTCCTAACCCGGAGCGGATTTTCACGGTTCGCCATGCCCTGCAATTGGGCATGGCTGTGGAGGATATTTATGAGCTAACAGGGATCGATCCCTGGTTTCTGGTCAAGTTTCAGGAACTGCTGGAAACGGAACGGCTGTTGAAGCGATCGCCCCTCCAGAGCCTGAATCAGGAACTTATGCTTGCGGTGAAGCGGCAGGGGTTCAGCGATCGGCAGATCGCCTTCGCTACGAAAATGACTGAGGATGAGGTGCGGGCTTATCGGAAGAGTCTGGGGGTATTGCCCGTTTACAAAACGGTAGATACCTGTGCGGCTGAGTTTGAGGCCCTGACCCCCTACTACTACTCGACCTACGAGGAGGAATCGGAAGTATTGCCGTCAGACCGGCGCAAGGTGATGATTTTGGGCGGTGGTCCTAATCGGATTGGCCAGGGGATTGAGTTTGATTATTGCTGTTGCCATGCTTCGTTTGCTTTGCGACAGGATGGGTTTGAGACGATTATGGTCAATTCAAATCCGGAAACGGTTTCGACGGATTATGACACCAGCGATCGGCTGTACTTTGAACCCCTGACCAAAGAAGATGTGTTGAACATCATTGAAGCAGAAAATCCGGAGGGGATTATCATCCAGTTTGGCGGGCAGACGCCTCTGAAGCTGGCTCTGCCTCTGCAGAACTTTCTCCTCAGTGGCCAAAGCTCGGCCCACAACACCCAGATCTGGGGTACATCCCCTGATTCAATTGATACGGCTGAAGACCGGGAGCGATTTGAGCGAGTGCTCCGCCAACTGGAGATTGCCCAACCTCCCAATGGGCTGGCCCGGAGCTACGAAGAAGCTCTGGCCATCGCCCAGAAGGTGACCTATCCTGTGGTGGTTCGGCCCAGTTATGTGCTGGGCGGGCGGGCGATGGAGATTGTTTACTCCGACATGGACCTGGAACGGTATATGACCTTTGCGGTTCAGGTGGAGCCGGATCACCCAATTCTGATTGACAAGTTCCTGGAAAATGCCGTTGAGGTGGACGTGGATGCGATCGCGGATCAAACGGGTCGTGTCGTGATTGGGGGCATTATGGAGCACATTGAACAGGCGGGGATCCATTCTGGGGATTCGGCCTGCTCTCTGCCCACGGTTACCCTCTCAGGGGCTGTGCTGGATACAATTCGCACCTGGACGATTCGGCTGGCTGAGTCCCTGAAAGTGGTGGGTCTGATGAATATTCAGTTTGCCGTCCAGGGAGAGCAGGTCTATATTCTGGAGGCGAATCCTCGCGCTTCCCGGACGGTTCCTTTTGTCTCCAAGGCGATCGGAGTGCCCCTGGCTAAACTGGCTGCCCGAATTATGTCGGGGCAGAGCCTGGAAGCACTCGGGCTGACGGAGGAGAAAGTTCCCAAATATATCTCGGTGAAGGAAGCCGTCCTGCCGTTTGAGAAATTTCCGGGGACGGACCCGATCCTGGGACCGGAAATGCGCTCTACTGGAGAGGTGATGGGGATCGATACGGACTTTGGAAAAGCCTTTGCTAAGGCGGAACTAGCTGCCAGTCAGCGAATTCCCTTATCTGGCACTGTCTTTGTCTCCATGAGCGATCGGGAAAAGCAGGCTGTGGTGCCGGTGATTCGGGATCTGATTGACCTGGGCTTCCATGTGATTGCGACGGATGGCACCCGCAAAGTGCTGCGGGACCATCATTTGGATGTAGAACTGGTGCTTAAATTGCATGAGGGGCGTCCTCATGTTCTGGATTGGGTAAAAAATGAGAAAGTGCAATTGATCATTAATACCCCATCCGGAGAAGAGGCCCATACCGATGCACGACTGATTCGGCGGACAGCACTGGCCTACAAAATCCCCATTATTACCACGATCGCAGGGGCCAAAGCGACGGCAGCAGCTATCCGCAGCCTGCAATCTCAACCCCTGGCTGTTAAGTCTTTGCAGGAGCATCTGGCTGGGGATATTTAG
- a CDS encoding sulfiredoxin has translation MRVADIPMHLIRRPLMRQNDPAKVQALMESIQQEGLREPIDILEVEGQYYGFSGCHRFEACTRLGHETIRCRVRRAPKSVLKMHLA, from the coding sequence ATGAGAGTTGCAGACATTCCCATGCATTTGATCCGCCGTCCGCTGATGCGTCAGAACGATCCGGCGAAGGTACAAGCTCTGATGGAGTCCATTCAGCAAGAGGGTTTACGGGAGCCGATTGACATCCTGGAAGTCGAGGGTCAGTACTATGGGTTTTCTGGCTGTCACCGGTTTGAAGCCTGCACCCGACTCGGCCATGAAACCATCCGCTGTCGGGTGAGACGAGCCCCAAAATCGGTGTTGAAAATGCATTTGGCGTAG
- a CDS encoding helix-turn-helix domain-containing protein: MTHHLSPTDRLSSLMHQAGIPSFAALARTAGVSEWQVTQLRQGRIQQMRVDRLTRLSQALQISLPELLDTFSSTEAHQPDPQPDPLEQSLAMLREEYQRLQKQLEAQQHTLLAEFQQASLQTLESWLMQWPTAAYAAQQNPQAPAIRLLPLVRPIEQLLQQWGVVAIGPVGSEVPYDPQYHQLMEGTVQPGARVRVRYTGYCQGKRLLFRAKVSPL, from the coding sequence ATGACCCATCACCTCTCCCCCACCGATCGTCTGTCCTCCCTGATGCACCAAGCCGGAATTCCCAGCTTTGCTGCACTTGCTAGAACAGCCGGGGTCTCGGAATGGCAGGTGACCCAGCTCCGTCAGGGACGGATTCAACAAATGCGGGTCGATCGGCTCACCCGGCTGAGTCAGGCCCTGCAGATTTCTTTACCAGAACTACTGGACACCTTCAGTTCAACAGAAGCCCACCAACCAGATCCACAGCCAGATCCCCTGGAACAGTCTCTGGCCATGCTGCGGGAAGAATACCAGCGCCTGCAGAAACAACTGGAGGCGCAACAGCACACCCTCCTGGCCGAATTTCAGCAGGCCAGCCTGCAAACCCTAGAATCCTGGCTGATGCAGTGGCCCACTGCTGCCTATGCTGCCCAACAGAATCCCCAGGCCCCTGCCATCCGATTGCTACCCCTGGTCCGTCCGATCGAGCAGTTGCTGCAGCAGTGGGGGGTAGTCGCGATCGGGCCTGTAGGCAGTGAAGTCCCCTATGACCCCCAGTACCACCAGCTCATGGAAGGGACAGTCCAACCTGGAGCCAGGGTTCGGGTTCGTTACACGGGTTATTGCCAGGGAAAACGGTTGTTGTTTCGGGCCAAAGTCAGCCCCTTGTAG
- a CDS encoding Fe(3+) ABC transporter substrate-binding protein produces MTISRRVFLGGSTAIATVAASQLARMGSSVAQSDRVLNLYSARHYDTDSALYEGFTQKTGIKVNLIEADAAKLIERIKSESAASPADVLITVDAGNLWRAREAGILQPVRSRLLQTSIPVNLRDPGGYWFGLSRRARVIVYNKEKVKPSDLTTYEALADGKWKGRILIRSSSNVYNQSLTGSILHAHGEQKTEDWAKGLVANFARNPEGNDTAQIKAAAAGVGDIAIANTYYMVRLAKSSKPEEKAIAAKLGVFFPNQRDRGAHVNICGGGVVKTARNPEAALKFLEYLVSREAQQIFASGNNEYPVVKGVALDPVLASFGSFKSDLMDAAVFGKNNAAALKIMDRAGWR; encoded by the coding sequence ATGACCATTTCCAGACGGGTATTTTTAGGGGGGAGTACGGCGATTGCCACCGTGGCCGCCAGCCAGCTTGCCAGAATGGGGAGTAGCGTGGCCCAGAGCGATCGGGTTCTGAATTTATATTCAGCCCGTCATTACGATACCGACAGTGCCCTCTATGAAGGCTTTACCCAAAAAACGGGCATTAAGGTCAACCTGATTGAGGCCGATGCAGCCAAACTGATTGAGCGGATTAAGAGCGAGAGTGCCGCCAGTCCGGCGGATGTGTTGATTACCGTTGATGCCGGGAATCTCTGGCGCGCCAGAGAAGCCGGAATTCTGCAACCTGTGCGCTCTCGCCTCTTACAGACCTCGATCCCCGTCAACCTGCGGGACCCCGGAGGATACTGGTTCGGCCTTTCACGACGAGCCAGGGTGATTGTCTACAACAAAGAAAAGGTGAAGCCCTCGGATCTGACCACTTATGAAGCCCTAGCCGATGGGAAATGGAAAGGCCGCATCCTGATCCGCTCCTCCAGTAATGTGTATAACCAGTCTCTGACAGGCTCCATTCTCCATGCCCATGGGGAGCAGAAAACAGAAGACTGGGCCAAGGGATTGGTCGCCAACTTTGCCCGCAATCCAGAAGGCAATGATACCGCCCAGATCAAAGCCGCAGCAGCAGGCGTGGGAGATATTGCGATCGCCAACACCTATTACATGGTTCGCCTGGCGAAATCCAGCAAACCAGAAGAAAAGGCCATCGCAGCGAAGCTGGGAGTATTCTTCCCCAATCAGCGCGATCGGGGTGCCCATGTCAACATTTGTGGTGGAGGCGTTGTCAAAACTGCCAGAAACCCAGAAGCCGCGCTCAAATTCCTGGAGTACCTGGTCAGTCGCGAGGCCCAGCAAATTTTCGCCAGCGGCAACAATGAGTATCCAGTCGTGAAAGGTGTCGCTCTGGACCCGGTACTGGCCAGTTTTGGCAGCTTCAAGTCCGATCTGATGGATGCGGCGGTGTTTGGCAAAAATAACGCGGCTGCCCTCAAGATCATGGATCGAGCCGGGTGGCGCTAG